A genomic window from Corvus moneduloides isolate bCorMon1 chromosome 11, bCorMon1.pri, whole genome shotgun sequence includes:
- the TRAIP gene encoding E3 ubiquitin-protein ligase TRAIP, translating into MPIRAHCTICSDFFDNERDVAAVPCGHTFHQACLIQWFDTAPSRTCPQCRSQVSKRHIINKLFFDVTLEEQAAPDAETLQNELDKVKAQLSLKEKEKRECQAVVDGLRDTLDVRNATIESLQKVVGETEMLCSSLKKQMKFLEQQQEDNRSSKEEARRLRNKLRTMERIELLLQSQRSEVEEMIKEMGVGQAAVEQLAIYCVSLKKEYENLKEARKISGEMTEKLKKELFSVNNKLQKATSELEKTKEELKSTQKDLKNADKEILSLKKKIDILQDTLKVPSVTRETLSRLVFESPVPVELQHPKLHRPSDSDEINLDATYDVDTPEHQPCTSPFGTTKRQKLDKKPPPVVNLAKKVLKETVENRADDLEDDALKGLLPAYIRNSVLSKKPSLGSLWGPHKNMGSVRTGYDGMGGRTKFIEPTNLAEIRPLSVRSKKKVSRPASAAPSSSSSGSSQSSAVAAALGSLAPGGTACLGSSHKQEVQDECLGCQSESSRENGPGPAPCLV; encoded by the exons ATGCCCATCCGCGCCCACTGCACCATCTGCTCCGACTTCTTCGACAACGAGCGGGACGTGGCGGCCGTGCCGTGCGGGCACACCTTCCACCAGGCCTG cctCATCCAGTGGTTTGACACTGCACCGAGCCGGACATGCCCGCAGTGCAGAAGCCAG GTCAGCAAAAGGCACATCATCAATAAGCTGTTTTTTGATGTTACCCTGGAGGAGCAAGCAGCACCGGATGCTGAGACCTTGCAG AATGAACTGGACAAGGTGAAGGCCCAGCTCTCCTTGAAAG agaaagaaaagagggaatgcCAGGCTGTTGTGGACGGGCTGAGGGACACTCTGGATGTGCGCAATGCCACAATAGAGTCGCTCCAGAAGGTGGTGGGAGAGACAGAGATGCTGTGCTCCTCTCTCAAG AAGCAGATGAaattcctggagcagcagcaggaggataACAGAAGTTCAAAGGAGGAGGCCCGTCGGCTGCGAAACAAGCTGAGAACCATGGAGCG gaTTGAGCTGTTGCTTCAGAGCCAGCGCTCGGAAGTGGAGGAGATGATCAAAGAGATGGGAGTTGGACAGGCAGCAGTGGAGCAGCTTGCAATCTACTGTGTCTCCCTCAAAAA GGAATACGAGAACTTGAAGGAGGCTCGGAAGATCTCTGGTGAGATGACAGAGAAGCTGAAGAAGGAGCTGTTTTCTGTCAATAACAAG ctgcagaaagcaaCTTCAGAGTTGGAGAAGACAAAGGAGGAGTTAAAAAGCACGCAGAAAGATCTGAAGAATGCAGACAAGGAGATCTTG aGTTTGAAGAAGAAGATAGACATCCTGCAGGATACTCTGAAGGTCCCCTCTGTAACCAGGGAAACACTCAGTCGGCTAGTCTTTGAAAG CCCTGTTCCTGTGGAACTGCAGCATCCAAAGCTCCACCGCCCGTCCGACAGCGACGAGATCAATCTCGATGCTACTTATGATGTGGACACCCCTGAACACCAGCCCTGCACATCCCCCTTTGGCACTACAAAAAGGCAGAAGCTGGATAAAAAGCC GCCTCCTGTGGTAAATCTGGCGAAGAAAGTTCTTAAGGAAACAGTGGAG AACAGGGCAGATGATCTGGAGGATGATGCTCTTAAAGGACTCTTGCCAGCATACATCAGGAACTCTGTTCTCTCCAAGAAGCCATCTTTGGGCAGTTTGTGGGGTCCCCACAAGAACATGGGCTCT GTGAGGACGGGCTACGATGGCATGGGAGGCAGGACAAAGTTCATAGAGCCA ACAAACTTGGCAGAAATCCGTCCATTATCAGTGAGGAGCAAGAAGAAGGTCTCCAGACCAGCGTCTGCAGCtccttcttcatcttcttccgGCAGCAGCCAG agctctgcagttgctgctgctttgggctcTCTGGCACCAGGTGGAACTGCATGTCTTGGAAGCAGCCACAAGCAGGAGGTGCAGGACGAGTGTCTGGGATGTCAgtctgagagcagcagggagaatGGACCTGGACCAGCTCCATGCCTGGTGTAA
- the CAMKV gene encoding caM kinase-like vesicle-associated protein: protein MPFGCVTLGDKKDYNQPSEVTDRYDLGQVIKTEEFCEIFRAKEKTTGKLYTCKKFLKRDGRKVRKAAKNEIIILKMVKHPNILQLVDVYITRKEYFIFLELATGREVFDWILDQGYYSEKDTSNVIRQVLEAVAYLHSLKIVHRNLKLENLVYYNRLKNSKIVISDFHLAKLENGLIKEPCGTPEYLAPEVVGRQRYGRPVDCWAIGVIMYILLSGNPPFYEEADEDDYENHDKNLFRKILAGDYEFDPPYWDDISQAAKELVTRLMEVEQDQRITAEEAISHEWISGNAASDKNIKDGVCAQIEKNFARAKWKKAVRVTTLMKRLRAPEQTETATAPAATPAAAPAAAPAPAAAPAPAATPAPAATPAAAPAATEPAATEPATDTATATATAPATATAPAPVPATEPAAPAATAPEPAAPGTPPAAAQPPAPGTEPATTCNEAGATAEPPSEQSG, encoded by the exons ATGCCGTTTGGCTGCGTGACGCTGGGAGACAAGAAAGATTATAACCAACCGTCTGAGGTGACCGACAGATATGACCTGGGCCAGGTCATCAAAAC GGAGGAGTTCTGTGAAATCTTCCGGGCCAAGGAGAAGACGACAGGGAAGTTGTACACCTGCAAGAAGTTTCTGAAGCGGGATGGGCGGAAAGTCCGGAAGGCAGCCAAAAACGAGATCATCATCCTCAAAAT GGTAAAGCACCCCAACATCCTACAGCTGGTGGACGTCTACATCACCCGCAAAGAGTATTTCATCTTCCTGGAGCT GGCCACTGGCCGGGAGGTCTTCGACTGGATCCTGGACCAGGGCTACTACTCAGAGAAGGACACCAGCAATGTCATCCGGCAGGTGCTGGAGGCTGTTGCCTACCTGCACTCACTCAAGATTGTCCACAGAAACCTCAAG CTGGAGAACCTGGTGTACTATAATCGCCTGAAGAACTCCAAGATCGTCATCAGTGACTTCCACCTGGCCAAGCTGGAGAACGGGCTCATTAAGGAGCCCTGTGGCACCCCTGAGTACCTGG CTCCGGAGGTGGTGGGACGGCAGCGGTACGGGCGGCCGGTGGACTGCTGGGCCATCGGTGTCATCATGTACATCCT CCTCTCGGGAAACCCCCCTTTCTACGAGGAGGCAGACGAGGATGACTATGAGAACCACGACAAGAACCTCTTCCGGAAAATCCTGGCTGGGGACTATGAGTTCGACCCACCATACTGGGATGACATCTCGCAGGCGG ctAAGGAGCTGGTGACACGCCTGATGGAGGTGGAGCAGGACCAGAGGATCACAGCAGAGGAGGCCATCTCCCATGAgtg GATCTCTGGGAATGCCGCCTCTGACAAGAACATCAAGGATGGCGTCTGTGCCCAGATCGAGAAGAACTTCGCCCGGGCCAAGTGGAAG AAAGCCGTGCGAGTGACCACGCTCATGAAACGCCTGCGGGCGCCCGAGCAGACGGAGACGGCGACGGCCCCGGCAGCGACtccggccgcggccccggcagcagctccagccccggcaGCGGCTCCGGCCCCTGCAGCgaccccggccccggcagcgaccccggccgcggccccggcggccaCGGAGCCCGCGGCCACAGAGCCCGCCACCGACACGGCCACGGCCACGGCCACGGCCCCGGCCACGGccacggccccggccccggtCCCCGCCACGgagcccgcagcccccgccgccaccgccccggagcccgcagcccccggcacgccgccagccgccgcgcagcccccggcccccggcACGGAGCCCGCCACCACGTGTAACGAGGCCGGGGCCACCGCCGAGCCCCCCAGCGAGCAGAGCGGCTGA